In a single window of the Candidatus Eisenbacteria bacterium genome:
- a CDS encoding RNA polymerase sigma factor RpoD/SigA, with translation MKTNYATRSYPAQEDKAMTLYLKEIQRIPTVPEEEKGDLARRARGGDEEAMHRLVLGHLRFVVFVAKKYMNRGLPLSDLVNEGNIGLIKAVKKFDETRNFKFTTYAVWWIRQRMQQAVIENAHEIRLPMNKEILLQKLSRYMNDYWKTFHQEPTLAELTEVAGLPEGEVHNLLGLNNRFLSLDGPEDYDGENSLSDYLADPEIVPQDEELEDRNMRHEIRDVVKSLNDREGLVVRLYFGIGTDRSYNLEEIGNRMNLSRERVRQIKKKALEKLGNGSRGELLRAYV, from the coding sequence ATGAAGACGAACTACGCGACAAGAAGCTATCCGGCGCAGGAAGACAAGGCGATGACCTTGTACCTGAAGGAGATACAGAGAATCCCCACCGTTCCGGAGGAGGAGAAAGGCGATCTCGCCCGCCGCGCCCGCGGGGGGGACGAGGAGGCGATGCACAGGCTGGTCCTCGGCCATCTCCGGTTCGTTGTGTTCGTGGCGAAGAAATACATGAATCGGGGGCTTCCCCTCTCGGACCTGGTGAACGAGGGCAACATCGGACTGATCAAGGCGGTGAAGAAGTTCGACGAAACGCGAAACTTCAAATTCACCACCTACGCGGTCTGGTGGATCCGACAGAGGATGCAGCAGGCGGTGATCGAGAACGCCCACGAGATCCGCCTTCCCATGAACAAGGAGATCCTGCTGCAGAAGCTCTCCCGTTACATGAACGACTACTGGAAGACATTCCACCAGGAGCCGACGTTGGCGGAGTTGACCGAAGTGGCCGGTCTTCCCGAGGGGGAGGTGCACAACCTGCTCGGTCTGAACAATCGATTCCTCTCACTCGACGGCCCCGAGGACTACGACGGCGAGAACAGCCTGAGCGACTATCTGGCCGATCCGGAGATCGTGCCGCAGGACGAAGAGCTGGAGGATCGGAACATGCGCCACGAGATTCGCGACGTGGTGAAGAGCCTGAACGATCGCGAGGGGCTGGTGGTCCGACTCTACTTCGGCATCGGCACGGACCGGTCCTACAACCTGGAGGAGATCGGCAACCGGATGAACCTATCCCGGGAGCGGGTCCGCCAGATCAAAAAGAAGGCGCTCGAGAAGTTGGGGAACGGGTCGCGGGGTGAGTTGCTCCGGGCCTACGTCTGA